One segment of Altererythrobacter sp. Root672 DNA contains the following:
- a CDS encoding cation:proton antiporter, whose protein sequence is MSLGELSVAFFLQIFVIIAACRAMGWVVKRFFDQPQVIGEMIAGVILGPSLFGLLAPELQQTVFPPDSKPVLYVCAQLGVGLYMFLVGLGFRTDHFRDNAKSAVAVSFSGMFAPFLVAVALTPWLLNLDLFGEGVSGLQATLFIGACISITAFPVLARIIQERGLTKTPLGSLALSAGAIDDAGAWTVLAIVLASFGGGPEVALKAIVGGGLFAAFMILLGPKVFAPLARWAEREGKMTPPLLAVVVMLFGLSAWAMDAAGLHSVFGGFLLGVAMPRGLLTREIKRQMEPFTIALLVPMFFVFSGLNTQLTMVNSLDLAAIAGVILVGSIAAKALACWAAARVTGQDNPTAMAVGALTNARGLMELIIINIGLQRGIIGPALFSMLVVMAIVTTLMASPLFELVYGRKARASGELGQLNDDEDEDEEERGKLELAPSRLR, encoded by the coding sequence ATGAGTCTTGGCGAGTTGAGCGTCGCGTTCTTTCTCCAGATATTCGTCATCATTGCCGCGTGCCGCGCGATGGGGTGGGTGGTGAAACGGTTCTTCGACCAGCCGCAGGTGATCGGCGAGATGATTGCCGGGGTGATCCTCGGGCCATCGCTTTTCGGCCTGTTGGCGCCGGAGCTGCAGCAGACCGTCTTTCCGCCCGACAGCAAGCCCGTCCTCTACGTCTGCGCGCAGCTTGGCGTCGGGCTCTACATGTTCCTGGTCGGCCTCGGCTTCCGCACCGACCATTTCCGCGACAATGCCAAGAGCGCCGTGGCGGTGTCGTTCTCCGGCATGTTCGCGCCGTTCCTCGTTGCGGTCGCGCTGACGCCGTGGCTGCTGAACCTAGATCTGTTCGGCGAGGGCGTCTCCGGCCTCCAGGCCACGCTGTTCATCGGGGCGTGCATATCGATCACCGCGTTCCCGGTGCTGGCGCGCATCATCCAGGAGCGCGGCCTCACCAAGACACCGCTCGGCTCGCTGGCGCTGTCGGCGGGTGCGATAGACGATGCAGGCGCCTGGACCGTGCTGGCGATCGTCCTGGCCAGCTTCGGGGGCGGACCGGAAGTCGCGCTCAAGGCGATAGTGGGCGGCGGATTGTTCGCCGCCTTCATGATCCTCCTCGGACCCAAAGTGTTCGCCCCGCTCGCCCGCTGGGCCGAACGCGAGGGTAAGATGACCCCACCGCTGCTGGCGGTCGTCGTGATGCTGTTCGGGCTGAGCGCCTGGGCGATGGACGCCGCTGGCCTGCATTCGGTGTTCGGCGGGTTCCTGCTTGGCGTAGCCATGCCCCGAGGCCTGCTCACGCGCGAGATCAAGCGGCAGATGGAGCCGTTCACTATCGCCTTGCTGGTCCCGATGTTCTTCGTCTTCTCCGGGCTCAACACCCAGCTGACCATGGTCAACAGCCTGGACCTGGCGGCTATTGCCGGCGTGATCCTGGTGGGCTCGATCGCCGCCAAGGCTCTCGCCTGCTGGGCTGCGGCGAGAGTCACCGGGCAGGACAATCCGACGGCCATGGCGGTCGGCGCGCTGACGAATGCGCGGGGCCTGATGGAGCTGATCATCATCAACATCGGCCTGCAGAGAGGCATCATCGGACCGGCGCTGTTCTCGATGCTGGTGGTGATGGCGATCGTGACCACGCTGATGGCCTCGCCGCTGTTCGAGTTGGTCTACGGCCGAAAGGCCCGTGCCAGTGGCGAGCTGGGCCAGCTCAATGACGACGAGGACGAGGACGAGGAAGAGCGTGGAAAGCTCGAATTGGCCCCGTCGCGCCTTCGGTGA
- a CDS encoding HupE/UreJ family protein, with amino-acid sequence MNWPVLRWLVTLFALLLTVPAAAHPVPFSYLDLEVHDDAVTGRVRAHLTDIAPILGIADPQSLLDPQVQAARRVEIERYLASHIAFENDGFARAEWGPIAVVDENEALELTFTIKGTPEGALALDTDLFTTDPNHQTFVNVYEDGDLRQQFIFSDASKPKTYYRGTTAGAFAVMGTFIPSGVHHIMIGPDHILFLVGLLLLGGSLRQLVTIVTAFTLGHSITLTLASLDILNPPPWLIEPAIALSIVVVGVDNLLQRRGEGRDLRAWAALFFGLIHGFGFANVLKEFGLPQEALGWSLFSFNVGVELGQLAIVAVVGALLEVIRRRRPAASGWIVTIGSLVVIAAGGYWFVERVFFGG; translated from the coding sequence ATGAACTGGCCTGTGCTGCGCTGGCTCGTCACCCTGTTCGCACTGCTCCTCACCGTGCCCGCCGCGGCACATCCGGTGCCGTTCAGCTACCTCGATCTCGAAGTGCATGACGATGCCGTCACCGGCCGGGTCAGGGCGCACCTGACCGACATCGCGCCGATCCTCGGCATTGCCGATCCGCAATCTCTGCTCGACCCGCAAGTGCAGGCCGCGCGGCGAGTGGAGATCGAACGCTATCTCGCCTCGCACATCGCGTTCGAGAACGACGGATTTGCCCGCGCCGAATGGGGGCCGATCGCGGTGGTCGACGAGAACGAGGCGCTGGAGCTGACCTTCACAATCAAGGGCACTCCCGAAGGGGCCTTGGCGCTCGATACCGACCTGTTCACCACCGACCCCAACCACCAGACTTTCGTCAACGTCTACGAAGACGGGGACTTGCGGCAGCAGTTCATCTTCTCGGACGCCAGCAAGCCGAAGACTTATTACCGCGGGACCACCGCCGGCGCCTTCGCGGTGATGGGGACCTTCATCCCTTCAGGCGTCCACCACATCATGATCGGGCCGGACCACATCCTGTTCCTGGTCGGCCTGCTGCTACTTGGCGGAAGCTTGCGTCAGCTGGTCACGATCGTGACCGCGTTTACCCTCGGCCACTCCATCACACTGACGCTCGCCAGTTTGGACATTCTCAACCCGCCGCCCTGGCTGATCGAGCCGGCGATTGCGCTCAGCATTGTGGTGGTCGGCGTCGATAACCTGTTGCAACGGAGGGGAGAAGGCCGAGATTTGCGTGCCTGGGCGGCGCTTTTCTTCGGGCTGATCCACGGTTTCGGCTTCGCCAACGTGCTCAAAGAATTCGGACTTCCTCAAGAAGCGCTTGGTTGGTCGCTGTTTTCGTTTAATGTCGGCGTCGAATTGGGGCAGCTGGCAATCGTCGCCGTAGTCGGCGCATTGCTGGAGGTGATCCGCCGGCGCAGACCGGCGGCGAGTGGCTGGATCGTAACGATCGGCTCGCTCGTGGTCATCGCAGCGGGCGGCTACTGGTTTGTCGAGAGGGTGTTTTTCGGAGGCTGA
- a CDS encoding MBL fold metallo-hydrolase produces MKRFAILATIVAGGLAAAGLNAQGLPGIGATEKVSDNVYKIFGAGGNTTFFIRSDGVVLVDTKLAKNGEAILAKVREVTDKPVTMIINTHSHPDHMGSNAEINTARGSVQIVAHANSATRMAAMPGTPKVTQTFTDKLTLGKGGDQIDLYWFGPAHTDGDAFVVFPKEKVMAAGDVMAWNMGLLVDPMSGGSMLGTADTVAKAVAGIHGVDRVIEGHGDANTWAGFLQYAAYTRKVVEVAKRAVAENIDYVQAFNKYFATDPAMAPYISEALKPGLEYGGTPKSRSLNNLFIAMMELRGEKPPLIMGAPPLPGQPLPTGPGGGGPRPAGGGGAPADEHNHL; encoded by the coding sequence ATGAAGCGGTTCGCAATCCTGGCAACGATCGTGGCTGGCGGCCTCGCTGCCGCAGGTCTTAACGCGCAGGGACTGCCAGGGATCGGTGCGACCGAAAAGGTCTCCGACAACGTCTACAAGATCTTCGGCGCGGGCGGGAACACCACGTTCTTCATCCGCAGCGACGGCGTGGTGCTGGTCGATACCAAGCTCGCCAAGAACGGCGAAGCGATCCTCGCCAAGGTCCGCGAAGTTACCGACAAGCCGGTGACGATGATCATCAACACCCACTCGCACCCGGACCACATGGGTTCGAACGCGGAGATCAACACCGCGCGGGGCAGCGTGCAGATCGTCGCCCACGCGAACAGCGCCACGCGCATGGCCGCGATGCCGGGCACCCCGAAGGTAACGCAGACCTTCACCGACAAGCTGACGCTCGGCAAGGGCGGGGACCAGATCGACCTCTACTGGTTCGGTCCGGCACACACCGATGGTGACGCCTTCGTGGTCTTCCCGAAGGAAAAGGTCATGGCCGCGGGTGACGTGATGGCGTGGAACATGGGCTTGCTGGTCGATCCGATGTCGGGCGGCAGCATGCTCGGCACGGCGGACACGGTCGCTAAGGCCGTGGCCGGGATTCACGGCGTCGACCGCGTGATCGAAGGTCACGGCGATGCGAACACCTGGGCCGGCTTCCTGCAGTACGCCGCCTACACCCGTAAGGTCGTGGAAGTGGCCAAGCGCGCGGTGGCCGAAAACATCGACTACGTGCAGGCGTTCAACAAGTACTTCGCGACCGATCCGGCGATGGCGCCCTATATCAGCGAGGCACTCAAGCCCGGCCTCGAATACGGCGGCACGCCGAAGTCGCGCTCGCTCAACAACCTCTTCATCGCGATGATGGAACTGCGCGGCGAGAAGCCGCCGCTGATCATGGGCGCTCCCCCGCTTCCGGGCCAGCCGCTTCCGACCGGCCCTGGTGGCGGTGGTCCGCGTCCGGCTGGTGGTGGCGGGGCGCCGGCCGACGAACACAATCACCTCTAA
- a CDS encoding MBL fold metallo-hydrolase — protein sequence MKRFAILASLLAAGMAAAGLQAQGGPGVSDIEKVSDTIYKIHGAGGNTTVFLRSDGVALVDTKLANNGEAILAQVRKVTDKPVTLIINTHSHGDHVGSNSEINPRGDIEVVAQANTSRRMAAMANVGAAKRTFEDRLTLGAGADRIELYWFGAGHTDGDAFVVFPAQRTMATGDIFQLLAMPRIDRGSGGSALALPDTLAKAQDTISGVDKVIDGHGTTVHDWPAFLSYVAFTRQVADAAREAEKAGRTPEQALAALGGKPELASFLSAEVPIGGNEGNTPRARALNGLTAAFQELRGEPPAPSPAPPPPANR from the coding sequence ATGAAGCGGTTTGCCATCCTTGCCTCACTCTTGGCGGCAGGGATGGCCGCCGCGGGGCTCCAGGCCCAGGGCGGACCCGGCGTGTCCGACATCGAAAAGGTGTCGGACACCATCTACAAGATCCACGGCGCGGGCGGGAACACGACGGTATTCCTGCGCAGCGACGGGGTGGCGCTGGTCGACACCAAGCTCGCCAACAACGGCGAAGCGATCCTGGCGCAAGTGCGCAAGGTCACCGACAAGCCGGTGACCCTGATCATCAACACCCACTCCCACGGCGATCACGTCGGCTCCAACTCCGAGATCAACCCGCGCGGCGATATCGAAGTCGTAGCCCAGGCCAACACATCGCGGCGCATGGCGGCGATGGCCAACGTCGGTGCGGCCAAGCGGACCTTCGAGGATCGGCTGACGCTGGGCGCCGGCGCGGATCGGATCGAGCTCTACTGGTTCGGTGCCGGTCATACCGACGGCGATGCCTTCGTGGTCTTCCCGGCCCAGCGAACCATGGCGACTGGCGACATCTTCCAACTCCTCGCCATGCCCCGGATCGACCGTGGCTCGGGCGGTAGCGCCCTCGCCCTGCCCGACACACTGGCTAAGGCTCAGGATACCATCAGCGGCGTCGACAAGGTGATCGACGGTCACGGGACCACGGTGCACGACTGGCCCGCGTTCCTCTCATACGTCGCGTTCACTCGCCAGGTGGCCGATGCCGCGCGGGAAGCTGAGAAGGCGGGCCGCACGCCGGAACAGGCCCTCGCCGCGCTCGGAGGCAAGCCGGAACTGGCATCGTTCCTGAGCGCAGAGGTTCCGATCGGCGGCAATGAAGGCAATACGCCACGGGCCCGCGCCCTCAACGGGCTCACCGCTGCGTTCCAGGAACTACGCGGAGAGCCGCCGGCACCTTCGCCGGCCCCGCCTCCACCAGCGAACCGTTAG
- a CDS encoding ATP-binding cassette domain-containing protein, with the protein MSFEVDLRCPVGERTIELAFASEARLTALVGPSGAGKSTVLNCIAGLRRPESGRIAVAGELLFDAGSGVNLRPERRRAGYVFQDARLFPHMRVAANLTYGERLAPKSDRWIGQEEVVEFLGIGHLLTRWPATLSGGEIRRVAIGRALLSAPRFLLLDEPFASLDAERGETLMGLVERIRDELKIPILLVSHDRSEVERLAGEVVTLA; encoded by the coding sequence ATGTCCTTTGAGGTCGATCTGCGCTGCCCTGTGGGCGAGCGGACCATTGAGCTGGCGTTTGCCTCCGAGGCTCGGCTGACCGCGCTCGTCGGACCCTCAGGGGCGGGCAAGTCCACTGTGCTCAACTGCATCGCCGGATTGCGGCGGCCGGAGAGCGGGCGGATCGCGGTTGCCGGAGAACTGCTGTTCGATGCCGGATCCGGAGTGAACCTGCGCCCCGAGCGTCGCCGGGCCGGCTATGTGTTCCAGGACGCGCGACTGTTCCCGCACATGCGGGTGGCCGCAAACCTCACTTATGGAGAGCGGCTGGCGCCTAAATCAGACCGCTGGATCGGGCAGGAGGAAGTGGTCGAGTTCCTCGGTATCGGCCATTTGTTGACCCGCTGGCCCGCCACGCTCTCGGGCGGCGAGATACGGCGGGTGGCGATCGGTCGGGCCCTGTTGTCGGCGCCGCGCTTCCTGCTGCTGGACGAGCCCTTCGCATCGCTCGATGCCGAGCGGGGCGAGACTCTGATGGGTTTGGTCGAACGAATCCGCGACGAGCTCAAGATCCCGATCCTGCTGGTCAGCCACGACCGCAGCGAGGTCGAGCGGCTGGCCGGCGAGGTTGTAACTCTAGCCTAA
- the modB gene encoding molybdate ABC transporter permease subunit: MSEWLTPAEWGVVTLSLKVSLVAVAITLPVSYALAWVLARRRFPGRILLDAVVHLPLVVPPVVTGWILLVLFGRNGPIGAWLESQFGLVLVFRWSGAALAAAVMALPLMVRAMRLSIEAVDRRLVDAARTLGASPWRAFLSITLPLSAPGIAAGAMLGFARSLGEFGATITFASNIAGQTRTLPLAIYSGLQLPGAELQVARLSLISVVLSLAALVISELLVRRSGGGRAHVL, encoded by the coding sequence ATGAGTGAATGGCTCACGCCCGCCGAATGGGGCGTAGTTACCCTGTCGCTCAAGGTCAGCCTGGTGGCCGTGGCCATCACGCTGCCGGTTTCCTACGCGCTTGCCTGGGTGCTGGCGCGCAGGCGCTTTCCTGGGCGGATCTTGCTCGACGCCGTCGTGCACCTGCCGTTGGTGGTCCCGCCGGTGGTGACGGGCTGGATCCTGCTCGTGCTGTTCGGCCGCAACGGCCCCATTGGTGCGTGGCTCGAGAGCCAGTTCGGGCTGGTGCTGGTGTTCCGTTGGAGTGGCGCGGCGCTGGCCGCGGCGGTCATGGCGCTGCCGCTGATGGTGCGGGCGATGCGGCTGTCGATCGAGGCGGTAGACCGGCGCCTGGTCGATGCGGCCCGCACACTGGGGGCCAGCCCGTGGCGGGCGTTCCTGAGCATTACCCTGCCGCTCAGCGCACCGGGTATCGCCGCGGGGGCCATGCTCGGCTTTGCCCGCTCGCTGGGCGAGTTCGGCGCGACCATCACCTTTGCTTCTAACATCGCCGGGCAGACCCGCACGTTGCCGCTGGCGATCTATAGCGGGCTGCAACTGCCGGGTGCCGAGCTGCAGGTGGCGCGGCTCTCGCTGATCTCGGTGGTGCTGTCGCTGGCAGCGTTGGTCATTTCCGAGCTGCTGGTGCGGCGCTCGGGTGGGGGCCGCGCCCATGTCCTTTGA
- the modA gene encoding molybdate ABC transporter substrate-binding protein — protein sequence MTKALSASLRWICLALLLPLLAACGSPAEPTEGPTVLAAASLQESLEAAAKAWEAQGHPAPILSFAGSSALARQVEQGAPADVFISADQEWMDYLAGKNLIQPATRVALLTNRIMLIAPKGGTVRSLDALGAGKLALADPEAVPAGRYAKAALESLGEWQAVATNVVPAENVRAALALVERGEAQLGIVYATDAKASDKVEVVREFPESSHPPIRYPAAILAKSDNPEGKAFLGFLSSAEASKIFASHGFGIAE from the coding sequence ATGACAAAGGCCCTTTCCGCCTCGCTGCGCTGGATTTGCCTGGCGCTCCTTCTGCCCCTGCTCGCGGCTTGTGGGAGCCCGGCTGAGCCGACCGAGGGGCCAACCGTGCTCGCGGCGGCAAGCCTTCAAGAATCGCTCGAGGCAGCGGCCAAGGCGTGGGAAGCGCAAGGGCACCCAGCGCCGATCCTGTCCTTCGCGGGCTCCTCCGCCCTGGCTCGCCAGGTAGAGCAAGGCGCTCCGGCGGACGTGTTCATTTCGGCCGATCAGGAATGGATGGACTATCTTGCCGGGAAGAATCTGATCCAGCCGGCCACTCGGGTCGCCCTGCTGACCAACCGCATCATGCTGATCGCCCCTAAGGGCGGAACCGTGCGCAGCCTCGATGCGCTGGGCGCGGGCAAGCTGGCGCTGGCTGACCCCGAAGCGGTTCCGGCCGGCCGCTATGCCAAGGCCGCCCTGGAGAGCCTCGGCGAGTGGCAGGCGGTAGCTACCAACGTCGTCCCGGCGGAGAACGTGCGTGCGGCGCTGGCGCTGGTGGAGCGGGGCGAAGCGCAGCTCGGTATCGTCTACGCAACCGACGCGAAAGCATCGGACAAGGTCGAGGTCGTGCGTGAGTTTCCCGAGAGCAGCCATCCGCCGATCCGCTATCCAGCGGCGATCCTGGCCAAGTCGGACAATCCCGAAGGCAAGGCCTTCCTCGGGTTCCTTTCCTCCGCCGAGGCGAGCAAGATCTTCGCTTCGCATGGGTTCGGTATCGCTGAATGA
- a CDS encoding CHASE domain-containing protein, translating to MEQATGGRSRTKRWLVRYPRAVPVAIFVLIAAITVLSVFAIERGEDARAAVQLRSRAAAVASALERRSNASSAYLRAGAALLATLDEVPAAGFRRFVSELQLDEDYRGSEGIGWAEVVLPDEIDAFDQMMSEVGSGTVRLYPRPSGGQPFSVPVTYLQPDTERNRQALGFDLFSEPIRRAALVEAERTARPTATGRIVLRQDLDTGQPGFLIVMPVFEPAPGGRRLKGYIFSPFNAREFLLSALELEDGGSYSVRLYDGDIGDNNLMASITGGAGEGDTVAEELSIADNVWTLQVTASYGGGLSGLSMVTMIFGMLVASLLMLLVRMLTQQAIEDEASLRWFEEQASIRNSLTRELNHRVKNTLANVLSIIALTRRRAGNLDEFADGLDGRIRALSATHDLLTKSDWGTTPIRSVVEAELLPYAQDGDHEIELLGPDIALAPNDALSLGLATHELATNAAKYGALSKSGGKVSVHWNLVSDALVRIEWRESGGPPVTNKRGRGFGTDLIERIVAHELKNPVDLVFDPAGVRCVLRIPVRRPSEFIMRAGRGPLRDAAVSANSTEH from the coding sequence TTGGAGCAGGCCACCGGCGGGCGAAGCAGAACCAAGCGCTGGCTTGTCCGCTACCCGCGGGCAGTCCCGGTCGCCATCTTCGTCCTGATTGCCGCAATCACTGTCCTTAGCGTCTTCGCCATCGAGCGGGGTGAAGACGCCCGCGCTGCTGTCCAGTTGCGCAGCCGCGCTGCTGCCGTTGCCTCTGCCCTTGAACGTCGCTCCAACGCCAGCAGCGCCTATTTGCGCGCCGGCGCCGCTCTCCTCGCCACGCTTGACGAGGTGCCGGCGGCAGGTTTCCGCCGGTTTGTCAGCGAGCTTCAGCTCGACGAGGATTATCGCGGGTCCGAAGGGATCGGCTGGGCCGAAGTCGTGCTGCCCGACGAGATCGATGCTTTCGACCAAATGATGTCCGAAGTGGGATCGGGCACGGTCCGGCTCTATCCAAGGCCTTCCGGAGGCCAGCCCTTCTCCGTCCCCGTGACTTACCTGCAGCCCGACACCGAACGGAACAGGCAGGCCCTCGGCTTCGACTTGTTCTCGGAGCCGATCAGGCGCGCTGCGCTAGTGGAGGCCGAGCGAACGGCACGCCCGACCGCGACCGGAAGGATCGTGCTGCGGCAGGATCTCGACACCGGACAGCCGGGCTTCCTGATCGTGATGCCGGTGTTCGAGCCGGCACCGGGCGGCAGGCGCCTCAAAGGCTACATCTTCAGTCCCTTCAACGCGCGCGAGTTCCTCTTGTCCGCGCTCGAGCTGGAAGACGGCGGGAGCTACTCCGTCAGGCTCTATGACGGCGACATCGGCGACAACAACCTGATGGCCTCGATCACCGGCGGGGCCGGGGAGGGGGACACGGTCGCGGAAGAGCTTTCGATCGCTGACAATGTCTGGACCCTGCAGGTCACGGCTTCCTACGGTGGCGGCCTTTCCGGGTTGTCGATGGTGACGATGATCTTCGGCATGCTCGTGGCGAGCCTTCTCATGCTGCTCGTGCGCATGCTGACCCAGCAGGCGATCGAGGACGAGGCCTCGCTCCGCTGGTTCGAAGAGCAGGCGTCGATCCGCAACTCGCTGACGCGTGAGCTTAATCACCGGGTGAAGAACACGCTGGCCAACGTGCTGTCGATCATCGCGCTGACACGGCGCCGGGCGGGTAACCTCGACGAATTTGCCGACGGCCTCGACGGCCGCATCCGGGCGCTGTCCGCCACGCATGACCTGCTGACCAAGTCGGATTGGGGCACCACCCCGATCCGCTCAGTAGTCGAGGCCGAGTTGCTCCCTTACGCGCAGGATGGCGACCACGAGATCGAGTTGCTCGGTCCGGATATTGCGCTCGCCCCCAACGATGCGCTGTCACTCGGCCTGGCCACCCACGAACTGGCGACCAATGCGGCCAAGTACGGCGCGCTCAGCAAGTCGGGTGGCAAAGTGTCGGTGCACTGGAACCTCGTTTCCGACGCGCTCGTGCGGATCGAATGGCGCGAGAGCGGCGGCCCTCCGGTCACTAACAAACGCGGTCGGGGTTTCGGCACCGACTTGATCGAGCGCATCGTGGCGCACGAGCTCAAGAACCCGGTGGACCTGGTGTTCGACCCGGCGGGCGTCCGCTGCGTGTTGCGGATTCCGGTGCGCCGTCCGAGCGAATTCATCATGCGGGCCGGCAGAGGCCCCTTGCGAGACGCCGCTGTCAGCGCGAATTCCACCGAGCACTGA
- a CDS encoding NepR family anti-sigma factor: MELVEASIMAGADRTGKPVKGKKQHTRKQGPEWASGLKQLYDSVIEEPIPDAFKDLLARLDDGKR; the protein is encoded by the coding sequence GTGGAGCTGGTGGAAGCATCGATAATGGCTGGCGCTGACAGGACGGGGAAGCCTGTGAAAGGCAAGAAGCAGCATACAAGGAAGCAGGGGCCGGAATGGGCTTCCGGGCTCAAGCAACTCTACGACTCCGTGATCGAGGAACCTATCCCCGACGCGTTCAAGGATTTGCTTGCCAGGCTTGACGACGGGAAACGATGA
- a CDS encoding sigma-70 family RNA polymerase sigma factor: MSNEQRVTPERSADEKRAFKRDLTEVVPHLRAFARGLCGRPDMADDLVQETLLKAWAAQDRFEPGTSMRAWTFVILRNAYLTDMRRNRFRGEYDETAAERILVAPAAQEEPIHLSDMHRALLTLPPERREALLLVGAGGFSYEEAAQICGCAVGTIKSRVGRARAALTVMIEEGSIPERSIDDPAAHRAILQELDDVASGKGISIATK; the protein is encoded by the coding sequence ATGAGCAACGAACAGCGTGTGACGCCAGAACGCAGCGCCGACGAAAAGCGCGCGTTCAAGCGCGACCTTACCGAGGTCGTCCCGCACCTGCGCGCGTTTGCTCGCGGCTTGTGCGGCCGGCCCGACATGGCCGACGACCTGGTGCAGGAAACCTTGCTCAAGGCTTGGGCCGCGCAGGACCGGTTCGAACCCGGCACCAGCATGCGGGCCTGGACCTTCGTCATCCTCCGCAACGCCTATCTCACCGACATGCGCCGCAACCGCTTTCGCGGGGAATATGACGAGACGGCAGCCGAGCGTATCCTCGTCGCGCCCGCCGCGCAGGAAGAACCGATCCACTTGTCCGATATGCACCGCGCCTTGCTGACCTTGCCGCCTGAACGGCGCGAGGCACTGCTGCTGGTCGGTGCCGGCGGCTTCTCTTACGAAGAGGCGGCGCAGATCTGCGGTTGCGCGGTCGGTACGATCAAGAGCCGTGTCGGCCGAGCGCGTGCGGCCCTGACGGTCATGATCGAGGAAGGCTCGATACCCGAGCGTTCGATCGACGACCCAGCCGCGCATCGCGCAATTTTGCAGGAACTTGACGATGTCGCGTCGGGCAAGGGGATTAGCATAGCGACCAAGTAG
- a CDS encoding AI-2E family transporter, whose translation MTDGTEAEEADPRSGEATPRRKRLAFAEEELRLISALVVLIAIGLFLALPFVLSIGSVVFLPLVTAIILTIILSPMADRLARFGLPNFLASLLALALFLVIVSLALTAVLRPALSMFDDVPAMVDRIGEHFNALQGNLAWISRLNDKVAGLVGSAGGQRVVLAEPTMLQQLAFATPTVVLEVLLTLLMAFFMIEARVRMRRRLLLDRQEFGASLKAARVMRDVQDRVAAYILTVGLINLCVGVVVTLGAWALGMDFPVMWGGLAALLNFLPYVGPLVMIGLLTLFGLGTADSPFVGLVPAAAYLGLHATESNLLTPTILGARFTMNPVLILLALSYFSWIWGVTGALLSVPILLTVTALMEHLGRPNIIGFLFGEPLFAASKLEPREPE comes from the coding sequence ATGACTGATGGCACCGAGGCCGAAGAGGCCGATCCACGAAGCGGTGAAGCCACTCCGAGACGCAAGCGTTTGGCGTTCGCGGAAGAAGAACTGCGGCTGATCTCCGCGCTGGTCGTGCTGATCGCCATCGGGTTGTTCCTGGCGCTGCCGTTCGTGCTGTCGATCGGCTCGGTGGTATTCCTCCCGCTGGTCACGGCGATAATCCTGACCATCATCCTCTCACCGATGGCGGACCGACTGGCACGCTTCGGTTTGCCCAACTTCCTGGCCTCGCTTCTGGCGCTGGCGCTCTTCCTCGTCATCGTATCCCTGGCGCTGACCGCAGTCCTGCGCCCGGCGCTGTCGATGTTCGACGACGTGCCCGCGATGGTCGACCGTATCGGAGAGCATTTCAACGCGCTGCAGGGGAACCTCGCATGGATATCCCGGCTCAATGACAAAGTTGCCGGCCTGGTCGGATCGGCCGGCGGCCAGCGCGTCGTTCTGGCCGAGCCGACGATGCTCCAGCAGCTGGCCTTCGCGACCCCCACAGTAGTGCTCGAGGTCCTGCTTACGCTGCTGATGGCGTTCTTCATGATCGAAGCGCGGGTGCGCATGCGGCGGCGGCTATTGCTCGACCGGCAAGAGTTCGGCGCGAGCCTGAAAGCCGCCCGAGTGATGCGCGACGTGCAGGACCGGGTGGCCGCCTACATCCTGACCGTTGGCCTCATCAATCTCTGTGTCGGGGTCGTGGTGACGCTGGGCGCCTGGGCGCTGGGGATGGATTTCCCGGTCATGTGGGGCGGTCTGGCCGCGCTGCTCAACTTCCTGCCTTACGTCGGGCCCTTGGTCATGATCGGACTGCTGACCTTGTTCGGACTGGGGACGGCGGACAGTCCGTTCGTGGGCCTGGTCCCGGCAGCGGCCTACCTCGGGCTGCACGCCACTGAATCCAACCTCCTGACACCCACGATCCTGGGCGCGCGGTTCACCATGAACCCGGTGCTGATCCTGCTCGCGCTCAGCTATTTCAGCTGGATCTGGGGGGTGACCGGGGCCTTGCTCTCAGTACCGATCCTGCTGACCGTGACCGCACTCATGGAGCACCTCGGCCGGCCCAACATCATCGGTTTTCTGTTCGGAGAGCCGCTCTTTGCGGCCAGTAAGCTCGAACCCAGGGAGCCTGAGTAG